One stretch of Candidatus Nitrosotenuis cloacae DNA includes these proteins:
- a CDS encoding N-acetylneuraminate synthase family protein produces the protein MNNKLNLCGRLVGEDYEPIVIAEIGINHEGDFQKAKQMITDAHQQGAECVKFQCHVIEDEMIKNDVIPANAKESIWEIMKRCSLTEQEEIELKKYTEQLNMIYLSTPFSRAAANRLEEMNVCAYKIGSGECNNYPLLKHIASFGKPVILSTGMNDIQSISESVKILETSGIEYALLHVTSMYPTPYEKVRLGAMTELKEKFPNAIIGLSDHSIGNYTCFAAIPLGARILEKHFTSNKSWPGPDIPISIDPLELHDLILGSKAIYHALGGSKTILQEEKPTIDFAYASVVTISDIKKGEKLSEKNIWVKRPGTGEIKAKHYFDILNRKASTDIKKDTQLWWNMIE, from the coding sequence ATGAACAACAAACTAAATCTGTGTGGACGACTCGTTGGTGAAGATTACGAACCAATAGTGATAGCTGAGATCGGGATTAATCACGAAGGTGATTTTCAGAAAGCCAAACAAATGATTACTGATGCACATCAACAAGGTGCAGAGTGTGTAAAATTTCAATGTCATGTTATTGAGGATGAAATGATAAAAAATGACGTCATTCCTGCAAATGCAAAAGAATCAATTTGGGAGATCATGAAAAGATGTTCCTTAACTGAACAGGAAGAAATTGAACTGAAAAAATACACTGAACAATTGAATATGATATACCTCAGCACGCCATTTTCCAGAGCAGCTGCAAATCGCTTGGAAGAAATGAATGTTTGTGCCTACAAAATTGGATCTGGGGAATGTAACAATTATCCATTACTCAAACACATTGCGTCATTTGGGAAACCAGTAATTCTAAGCACCGGCATGAACGATATTCAAAGTATTTCAGAAAGTGTTAAGATTTTAGAGACATCCGGTATTGAATATGCATTACTTCATGTGACATCAATGTATCCAACACCATATGAGAAAGTCAGATTAGGTGCCATGACCGAACTTAAAGAAAAATTTCCAAACGCGATAATAGGACTAAGCGATCATTCTATTGGAAACTATACTTGTTTTGCAGCAATTCCTCTTGGTGCACGCATTTTGGAGAAACATTTCACGTCTAACAAAAGTTGGCCAGGACCAGATATACCAATATCCATTGATCCCCTTGAATTACACGATTTGATACTTGGTAGCAAGGCAATTTATCACGCACTTGGGGGGAGTAAAACCATTCTACAAGAAGAGAAACCAACAATAGATTTTGCATACGCTTCAGTAGTTACAATTTCGGATATAAAAAAAGGCGAGAAATTGTCTGAAAAAAACATTTGGGTAAAAAGACCAGGCACAGGTGAAATCAAAGCAAAACATTATTTCGACATATTGAACCGAAAAGCTTCAACCGATATTAAAAAAGATACACAGTTATGGTGGAATATGATTGAATAA
- a CDS encoding Gfo/Idh/MocA family protein, with protein sequence MRILIVGLGSMGKRRIRNLLKLGQSDIIGFDTRKDRRNETTKKYHIKTFSRLDEAFEKKPGLMIISTPPDLHLKYAKVAIEKNVNFFTELNMFSKDIEQIIHKMRGKSIVGLPSCTLRFHPVVKKAKQLLDKNTIGNVLLIQQHIGQYLPNWHPWEDYRKFFVSKRETGGARELLPFELFWLTYLFSDIKSVYANIGKVSKLDADIDDFYQILIEFKNKIFCTLNIDVVSIPSFRETKIIGEKGTILCNFVEGTIKINRGKNWKELKLNMGSVAKGYVGSTPPEALYEDEMRAVLNAIKKEKKYPYSMNDELKTLKTMDIIEQSSKKGKKIILE encoded by the coding sequence TTGCGAATTTTAATAGTTGGGCTTGGCTCAATGGGGAAAAGAAGAATAAGAAATCTGTTGAAACTGGGACAATCAGACATAATTGGCTTTGACACAAGAAAGGACAGACGGAATGAAACCACAAAAAAATACCACATTAAGACATTTTCTCGATTAGATGAGGCATTTGAAAAAAAACCTGGTCTCATGATCATCTCCACTCCTCCTGATCTACATCTCAAATACGCTAAAGTAGCAATAGAGAAAAACGTTAATTTTTTTACCGAGCTTAATATGTTTTCAAAGGACATAGAACAGATAATACACAAGATGCGTGGAAAGTCTATTGTAGGATTACCGTCATGTACGCTTCGATTCCACCCCGTCGTAAAAAAAGCAAAACAGTTACTTGATAAGAATACGATCGGAAATGTCTTGTTGATACAGCAACATATTGGCCAGTATTTACCTAATTGGCACCCTTGGGAAGATTACAGGAAATTTTTTGTATCAAAAAGAGAAACTGGCGGTGCAAGAGAATTACTACCGTTTGAATTATTCTGGTTGACGTATTTATTCTCGGACATAAAATCAGTCTATGCAAATATCGGGAAAGTTTCAAAACTGGATGCAGATATTGACGATTTTTATCAAATTCTTATTGAGTTTAAAAATAAAATATTTTGTACTCTAAATATTGATGTTGTATCAATACCTTCATTTCGTGAGACTAAGATCATTGGTGAAAAAGGTACTATACTATGCAATTTTGTTGAGGGTACGATAAAAATCAACAGAGGGAAGAATTGGAAAGAGTTGAAATTAAACATGGGTTCGGTGGCAAAGGGATATGTTGGGAGTACTCCTCCAGAGGCACTATATGAAGATGAAATGAGAGCTGTTTTGAATGCCATAAAGAAAGAGAAGAAATACCCATATTCGATGAATGATGAGCTAAAAACCTTAAAGACAATGGATATCATAGAGCAAAGCAGCAAAAAAGGAAAAAAAATAATACTTGAATAA
- a CDS encoding cytidylyltransferase domain-containing protein produces MKPICFIAARGDSKGVPKKNIRLLINKPLIAHTIEKSIDSKIFSHVIVSTEDDEIAKISKQYGAEVPFRRPRRLATDTAGMGDVMVHGITKLCSLGYDFDTFVNRDCTVPFIRNSDIQGSINLLKREKCDVVYGVYVQHFNPYFNMMELGRDKFLTFSKKMKIRPKRRQDAPKVYQLNGLYTYNTKRFLKFKNPFLPKGLPYEISPETGLMIDTELEFRIAEMMLKQKLIK; encoded by the coding sequence ATGAAACCAATTTGTTTCATTGCCGCGAGAGGTGATTCCAAAGGAGTTCCAAAAAAAAATATACGATTATTGATCAATAAACCGCTTATTGCGCATACAATTGAAAAATCAATTGATTCAAAGATTTTTAGTCACGTAATAGTGTCAACTGAAGACGATGAGATAGCAAAAATATCAAAGCAATATGGAGCTGAAGTTCCATTTAGAAGACCGAGAAGGTTAGCCACTGATACTGCTGGGATGGGAGATGTAATGGTACATGGCATAACAAAACTTTGCTCACTTGGATATGATTTTGATACGTTCGTTAACCGCGATTGTACTGTTCCATTCATACGTAATTCTGATATCCAAGGCAGCATTAATCTGTTGAAAAGAGAAAAGTGTGATGTGGTATATGGGGTCTACGTCCAGCATTTTAATCCATATTTTAATATGATGGAATTAGGCCGAGACAAATTTTTAACATTTAGCAAGAAAATGAAAATTCGACCAAAAAGACGTCAAGATGCACCAAAAGTTTACCAATTAAATGGACTGTACACATACAATACAAAGAGATTCTTAAAATTCAAAAATCCATTCCTTCCAAAAGGACTTCCCTATGAAATTTCGCCTGAAACAGGTTTGATGATTGATACGGAATTGGAGTTCAGAATTGCTGAAATGATGTTAAAACAAAAACTTATCAAATAA
- a CDS encoding Gfo/Idh/MocA family protein translates to MKILVVGYGSIGKRHVNNLMKLKNVEILVCSKNKDTDQLKKNGIQVYDSLAKCLDEKPDIGFVCNVTSLHVKTAIKLAQSGCHLFIEKPLSNSLADINRLITLIRKKKLITMVGCNLRFHKCIQGIKKEIQNNEIGRIISVRVESGSYLPNWHPWEDYRTSYASLKKLGGGVVLTCIHEIDYLCWFFGNVDQVFSFTGKFSDLEISVEDLSAILLKFKKNIIAEVHLDYFQQPDFRSCKVIGTKGTIYWDSETNEVHLYDTDKRKWIRKIKLKNYERNEMYIQELSYFINCVRNKKTTMNTVNDALKTLQVAFATKKSSSLNKIMKL, encoded by the coding sequence TTGAAAATACTAGTAGTCGGATATGGTTCCATAGGCAAAAGACATGTTAACAATTTAATGAAATTAAAAAATGTTGAAATCCTAGTTTGCTCTAAAAATAAAGACACAGATCAGCTCAAAAAGAATGGGATTCAAGTTTATGATTCACTTGCAAAATGTCTTGATGAAAAACCTGACATTGGTTTTGTTTGTAATGTTACAAGTTTACATGTCAAAACAGCTATAAAATTGGCACAGAGTGGGTGTCATTTGTTCATAGAAAAACCACTATCCAATTCCTTGGCAGACATTAACCGTCTCATTACATTGATCAGAAAGAAAAAACTAATCACGATGGTTGGATGCAATTTAAGATTTCATAAATGCATACAAGGAATTAAAAAAGAAATACAGAATAACGAAATTGGAAGAATTATTTCAGTACGTGTAGAGAGTGGCTCATATTTACCAAACTGGCATCCTTGGGAGGATTATCGTACCAGCTATGCATCCCTAAAAAAACTGGGAGGCGGCGTAGTCCTGACATGCATTCATGAAATTGATTATCTATGTTGGTTTTTTGGTAATGTTGACCAAGTATTCTCCTTTACAGGCAAATTTAGCGATCTAGAAATATCTGTCGAAGATCTTTCGGCGATTTTACTTAAATTTAAGAAAAATATCATAGCCGAAGTTCATTTGGATTACTTCCAACAACCTGATTTCCGTAGCTGTAAAGTCATAGGCACCAAGGGAACAATATATTGGGATTCTGAGACTAACGAAGTACATTTGTACGATACGGATAAGAGAAAATGGATTAGGAAAATAAAACTGAAAAATTATGAACGAAATGAAATGTATATCCAAGAATTGTCATATTTTATTAATTGCGTTAGAAACAAAAAAACAACTATGAATACTGTTAATGACGCATTAAAAACACTTCAAGTGGCATTTGCGACAAAGAAATCATCATCATTAAACAAAATCATGAAATTATAA
- a CDS encoding class I SAM-dependent methyltransferase, with translation MVRHDIPRKVVQCTNCSLISLEDPTNNVVDYSGTEYRSLHGPILGKKVTAKEMFDIQIPFQQERLSNVKRLLNSSDRVLEVGCSTGHFLHTIKDHVGEVIGIELDQSHAKFARENCDLTVYDRPIDETPIQNNYFDIIFMFQVFEHIPNPIEFLSLYKKYLKPDGIIYIEVPNINDALLSIYNISSYRKFYFRLPHVYYYSELTLQKILEKAGFNGTTKTIQEYTVFNHLHWILTGNPQATQIDGRQLPKLDLSIPEKKNAEISIKNWFSKINEEYKKLLEENGIAENICFQGKIIR, from the coding sequence ATGGTGCGACACGACATACCTCGTAAGGTCGTTCAATGTACTAACTGTTCCCTGATCTCATTAGAGGATCCGACCAACAACGTTGTAGATTACTCTGGTACAGAATATCGTTCACTTCATGGCCCAATACTGGGAAAGAAGGTTACTGCTAAAGAAATGTTTGACATACAAATCCCATTTCAGCAAGAGAGACTGTCTAATGTCAAACGATTATTGAATTCTTCAGATAGGGTGTTGGAAGTGGGATGTTCCACAGGCCATTTTTTACATACTATAAAAGATCATGTTGGTGAAGTTATTGGTATCGAGTTAGATCAATCCCACGCAAAGTTTGCTCGTGAAAATTGCGATCTTACTGTATATGATCGACCTATTGATGAAACCCCTATCCAAAATAATTATTTTGATATCATTTTCATGTTTCAGGTTTTTGAACATATTCCAAATCCTATAGAATTTTTGTCATTATATAAAAAATATCTAAAACCTGATGGTATTATCTACATTGAAGTACCGAACATAAACGATGCACTTCTTTCGATTTACAACATATCATCATATAGGAAATTCTACTTTCGTCTTCCACATGTTTATTACTATTCTGAATTAACACTTCAAAAGATTTTAGAAAAAGCAGGATTTAATGGAACCACAAAAACTATTCAAGAATACACCGTTTTTAATCACCTACATTGGATATTAACAGGAAATCCACAAGCTACGCAGATTGATGGTCGTCAACTACCAAAATTAGATTTATCAATTCCAGAAAAGAAGAACGCTGAAATATCGATTAAAAATTGGTTTTCCAAGATAAATGAAGAATATAAGAAACTGCTTGAAGAAAATGGTATTGCTGAAAACATTTGTTTTCAGGGTAAAATAATTAGATAG
- a CDS encoding FkbM family methyltransferase yields MSIIHKLGIIYYLLPFIKVVDNRFGLILSILIGCKNYTLKIKGHSVSFSSVKFDIMLHFVMVLMYSTSYVITPDRKIKLTLDMRNTFTVPLDDLSIEDENLIVTLAVGLRYGANFETKNINFKDFRDKTLVISESNGEKIIETSRGIKFYLDSIHPGNTIGEAFVQDIHTIRYDDDYTDKTVVDVGAECGDTALYYASRGAKVFAFEPMKAHYDAMLRNLSLNPELAKRITPINAAIGKDGILKFYHANKADIAGRSSFVYNAHGDNYVVFEVQGYSLSSAIKEFNISHVDILKTDCKGCEFFLTKQDLEKVDQVKIEYEAFEITKHSLAELLKVLDDSGFEYMLYRINPNRDSFSNKVSGHLFGRKIQNLKK; encoded by the coding sequence TTGTCCATTATTCACAAGTTAGGAATAATTTACTATCTACTTCCCTTTATCAAAGTAGTTGATAATCGATTTGGACTCATTCTTTCTATTTTAATTGGCTGCAAAAATTATACTCTAAAAATAAAAGGACATTCAGTTAGTTTTAGCAGTGTAAAATTTGACATCATGTTACATTTTGTGATGGTTTTAATGTATTCTACGTCGTATGTTATCACACCTGATAGAAAAATTAAACTTACACTGGATATGAGGAACACTTTCACGGTTCCACTCGATGACTTATCGATTGAAGATGAAAATTTGATTGTTACTTTGGCTGTAGGTTTGAGATATGGTGCAAATTTTGAGACTAAAAATATTAATTTTAAAGATTTCCGTGATAAAACACTAGTAATTTCAGAAAGTAATGGTGAAAAAATTATTGAAACTTCAAGAGGAATAAAATTTTATTTAGACTCTATACATCCAGGCAACACAATCGGTGAGGCATTTGTGCAAGATATTCATACCATTCGTTATGATGATGATTATACTGATAAAACTGTGGTGGATGTTGGCGCAGAATGTGGTGATACAGCCTTGTACTATGCAAGCAGGGGAGCAAAAGTATTTGCTTTTGAACCTATGAAAGCTCATTACGATGCAATGCTGCGAAATCTCAGTCTTAATCCAGAACTGGCAAAAAGAATTACTCCGATTAATGCCGCAATTGGTAAAGATGGAATATTGAAATTTTATCATGCAAATAAAGCTGACATTGCTGGAAGATCATCATTTGTATATAATGCACACGGAGATAATTATGTAGTCTTTGAGGTACAGGGTTATAGTCTTTCATCTGCAATTAAAGAATTTAACATATCTCATGTTGACATACTAAAAACTGATTGTAAGGGATGTGAGTTCTTTCTTACAAAACAAGATCTGGAAAAGGTTGATCAAGTAAAAATTGAGTATGAAGCGTTTGAAATAACAAAACACAGTCTTGCTGAATTACTGAAAGTGTTGGACGATTCTGGTTTTGAATATATGTTGTATAGAATTAATCCTAATCGGGACAGTTTTTCTAATAAAGTCTCAGGACATTTATTTGGAAGAAAAATCCAAAACCTCAAAAAATAA
- a CDS encoding type II toxin-antitoxin system RatA family toxin has product MPKLEFSFNLPTEPNQLMKLSEDYESIPQYLPDQLKSVKIIEQNGNETKTEEIIVFSTLLKKEIIQHALHRKNGNNQLTTEIISGPAKGTTLNVTFEKIDSGTKVVFDVDLKLSIKAKFLQPLIKKYYKMVLTSVLYKMNNTILQSQTNGG; this is encoded by the coding sequence GTGCCTAAATTAGAGTTTTCATTCAATCTTCCTACAGAACCAAACCAGTTAATGAAATTATCAGAAGATTATGAATCCATTCCGCAATATCTTCCTGATCAACTTAAATCAGTTAAGATAATTGAACAAAATGGAAACGAAACTAAAACTGAGGAAATCATTGTTTTTAGTACTCTATTAAAAAAAGAAATTATTCAACATGCATTACATCGAAAAAATGGAAATAATCAATTAACTACTGAAATAATATCTGGTCCTGCAAAAGGAACAACATTAAATGTAACTTTTGAAAAAATAGATTCCGGAACTAAAGTTGTCTTTGACGTCGATTTAAAGTTATCAATTAAGGCTAAATTTCTTCAACCGCTTATAAAAAAATATTATAAAATGGTTCTAACATCAGTATTGTACAAAATGAATAACACTATATTACAATCTCAGACAAATGGAGGTTAG
- a CDS encoding SDR family NAD(P)-dependent oxidoreductase, whose translation MFDGKKILITGGTGSLGQALTKRLLQTNVSTVRIFSRNENKQVMMESNFHDKRLRFLIGDVREKERLATALEDIDIIFHAAALKHVPIIEYNPFESIKTNVIGSQNVIDACLQQNVETAVCIGTDKAVSPLNTYGATKLLMEKLFVTANNYMNRRKHRTKFLAVRYGNVVGSSGSVIPKFIEQIRAKKKITITDPKMTRFSITMDQALDLIIDIALNGKESEIYVPKLKSYSIVDVKDTLFELIGKTGIEVVGIRPGEKLHEVLINKDEMRSSWDLGKKYMIANPLREESNIKKSYKNKIKKINNIETYSSDNVEKLSKTELKKMIIQSGLLETKNNNQSNSV comes from the coding sequence ATGTTTGATGGAAAAAAAATTCTCATTACAGGCGGTACTGGGTCATTAGGGCAGGCACTTACCAAAAGATTATTGCAGACAAATGTATCTACAGTACGGATTTTCAGCAGAAATGAAAATAAACAAGTCATGATGGAATCTAACTTTCATGATAAAAGACTTAGATTTTTAATCGGTGATGTTAGAGAAAAAGAACGTCTTGCAACAGCCTTAGAAGACATTGATATTATTTTTCATGCGGCAGCACTAAAGCATGTTCCTATTATTGAATACAACCCATTTGAGAGCATAAAGACCAATGTAATAGGCTCACAAAATGTAATTGATGCATGTCTACAACAAAATGTAGAAACTGCAGTATGTATTGGGACGGACAAAGCAGTTTCTCCACTCAATACATATGGAGCAACAAAACTATTAATGGAAAAATTGTTTGTTACTGCAAATAATTACATGAATCGAAGAAAACACAGGACAAAATTCTTAGCTGTACGTTATGGGAATGTGGTTGGAAGTAGCGGTTCTGTCATTCCAAAGTTCATTGAGCAGATCAGAGCTAAGAAAAAGATAACAATAACCGATCCAAAAATGACAAGGTTTAGCATAACGATGGATCAAGCTTTGGATCTCATAATAGACATAGCATTAAATGGAAAAGAATCGGAGATTTACGTTCCGAAACTCAAGTCATATTCAATCGTGGATGTCAAAGACACCCTGTTTGAATTGATTGGTAAGACTGGAATTGAAGTTGTTGGAATTAGGCCAGGGGAAAAACTACATGAAGTATTGATCAATAAAGATGAGATGCGTTCAAGTTGGGATTTGGGTAAAAAATACATGATCGCAAATCCACTACGAGAAGAATCAAACATCAAGAAATCTTATAAAAATAAGATCAAAAAAATCAACAATATAGAAACCTATTCTTCAGATAATGTTGAAAAATTATCTAAAACAGAATTGAAGAAAATGATAATACAATCAGGTCTGCTAGAAACTAAAAATAACAACCAATCAAATTCAGTATAA
- a CDS encoding cytidylyltransferase domain-containing protein, whose amino-acid sequence MIGCIIQARMGSARLPGKVLMNLDEHNTILDYVIKQLKHCNNINKIIIATTDLKEDDVIETFAQNKNMICFRGNPLDVLDRYYQCAKLHSISIIVRITADNPLIDPIIVGKVISEFQSSSCDYASNAVSRSFPYGTETEVFSFNALEKAWMNAKQDAEREHVTPYFYNNPEEFRIHHVKNQENLSSFRWTVDQIEDFILVKKIISKINKRPILMNDIINLLTQEPELLTINKNVIHKHVL is encoded by the coding sequence TTGATTGGCTGTATCATACAGGCAAGAATGGGTTCAGCCAGATTGCCTGGAAAAGTACTCATGAATCTTGACGAACATAATACAATTTTAGATTATGTAATTAAACAGCTTAAACATTGTAATAATATTAATAAAATCATCATAGCGACCACCGATTTAAAAGAAGATGACGTAATTGAAACATTTGCACAAAATAAAAATATGATATGCTTCAGAGGCAACCCTCTTGATGTATTGGATAGATATTATCAATGTGCAAAACTCCACTCGATTTCTATTATTGTTAGAATAACTGCAGATAATCCGTTAATTGATCCAATCATCGTAGGAAAAGTGATATCTGAATTCCAATCAAGCTCATGCGATTATGCTTCCAATGCGGTTTCTAGATCATTTCCTTATGGAACAGAAACAGAAGTTTTTTCATTTAATGCTCTTGAGAAAGCTTGGATGAATGCAAAACAAGATGCTGAAAGAGAGCACGTTACTCCGTATTTCTATAATAATCCAGAGGAATTTAGAATTCATCATGTAAAAAACCAAGAAAATCTTTCATCATTTAGATGGACAGTAGATCAGATTGAGGATTTTATTCTTGTTAAAAAAATCATATCTAAAATCAATAAACGCCCAATACTTATGAATGATATAATAAATCTGCTAACCCAAGAACCAGAATTACTTACCATAAACAAAAATGTAATTCATAAACATGTATTATGA
- a CDS encoding N-acetylneuraminate synthase family protein, which produces MFSFDDLNNKNRTFIIAEGGSNWKCGTFDDDLNRAKQLITIAAECGADAIKFQVYRPETTYVQNAGTSNYLSEHGISENINEIFENLSMPYEMIPILAEYAEKQKIIFMATPFSIKDAQEIDPYVPIHKIASFEINHVRLLEFLAKTKKPILISTGASTYDEIDFAVNLVKKVHDRITLLQCTSKYPAPMESMNLSVIPQMKSRYCLPVGFSDHSMDPLIAPLVAVGFGATVIEKHFTSDRNLVGPDHRFALIPIELELMISSIRQADKSKGSGNKEVLKEENELQKFAKRSIQAIRKITKGEILREGYNFEVLRPGNMTRGLEPRFLAQISGKKAVKDVEIGEGILDYE; this is translated from the coding sequence ATGTTTTCGTTTGATGATCTAAATAATAAAAATCGAACCTTTATCATCGCAGAAGGTGGCTCGAATTGGAAATGTGGAACTTTTGATGACGATCTCAATAGAGCTAAACAACTCATAACTATTGCAGCCGAGTGTGGAGCTGACGCCATAAAATTTCAAGTCTACAGACCTGAAACCACATATGTTCAAAATGCTGGCACCAGCAATTATCTTTCTGAACATGGTATAAGTGAAAACATCAATGAAATCTTTGAAAATTTATCGATGCCTTATGAAATGATACCAATTCTTGCAGAATATGCTGAGAAACAAAAAATAATTTTCATGGCAACACCATTTTCAATAAAAGATGCTCAAGAAATAGATCCATACGTCCCAATACACAAAATTGCTTCGTTTGAAATAAATCATGTCAGATTACTTGAATTTCTTGCAAAAACAAAAAAACCGATTCTTATTTCAACTGGTGCGAGCACATATGACGAAATTGACTTTGCAGTGAATCTTGTTAAGAAAGTCCATGATCGAATAACTCTTTTACAATGTACATCAAAATATCCTGCACCTATGGAATCTATGAATCTGAGTGTGATCCCTCAGATGAAGTCAAGGTATTGTCTTCCTGTGGGATTTTCTGATCACAGCATGGATCCACTAATAGCACCATTAGTGGCAGTTGGCTTTGGTGCAACGGTAATAGAAAAGCATTTCACAAGTGATAGAAATCTTGTTGGGCCGGATCATCGATTTGCACTAATCCCAATTGAATTGGAACTTATGATATCCTCAATTAGACAAGCAGACAAATCTAAAGGATCTGGCAATAAAGAAGTCCTCAAAGAAGAAAACGAATTGCAGAAATTTGCTAAAAGATCTATCCAAGCAATTAGAAAAATTACAAAAGGTGAAATTTTAAGAGAAGGGTATAACTTTGAAGTACTCCGACCAGGTAATATGACCAGGGGGCTGGAACCAAGATTTCTTGCACAGATTAGCGGAAAAAAGGCTGTAAAAGATGTGGAAATTGGTGAAGGAATTCTGGATTATGAATGA
- a CDS encoding PIG-L deacetylase family protein, with protein sequence MKVLVIAAHPDDEVLGMGGTITKYVKNGHELKIIIMATGIISRRSSEYTNSTNYQINKKTMEKMEKQVSALQKDASKAAKIMGVKNIEFMDLPDNEMDKISNLEITKKIESSITDFRPDVIFTHSQNDINVDHRMLYDATITATRPHSKYQVKEVISFEVPSSTEWYFPAKFSPNMFIDISKELATKIRALSAYKTEIRNFPHPRSEKGLEVIARRWGTVSGFSAAEAFCLVRQFKNSL encoded by the coding sequence TTGAAAGTTCTTGTAATTGCTGCTCACCCAGATGACGAAGTCTTGGGAATGGGTGGTACTATCACAAAATATGTGAAAAATGGACACGAATTGAAAATAATCATTATGGCTACAGGCATTATTTCTCGTCGTTCTTCTGAATATACAAATTCGACTAATTATCAAATAAATAAAAAAACTATGGAAAAGATGGAAAAACAAGTAAGCGCATTACAGAAGGATGCTAGCAAAGCTGCAAAAATAATGGGTGTAAAAAATATAGAATTCATGGACTTACCAGATAATGAGATGGACAAGATTTCAAACTTGGAGATAACAAAGAAAATAGAATCATCAATAACAGATTTTAGACCGGATGTTATTTTTACACATTCACAAAATGATATCAATGTTGATCATAGAATGCTTTATGATGCAACCATAACTGCAACAAGACCACATTCTAAATATCAAGTAAAAGAAGTGATATCTTTTGAAGTGCCATCATCTACAGAATGGTACTTTCCAGCAAAATTTTCTCCAAATATGTTCATTGATATAAGTAAAGAACTTGCAACTAAAATTCGAGCGTTATCGGCTTACAAAACTGAGATCAGGAATTTTCCACATCCGAGATCTGAGAAGGGTTTAGAAGTAATTGCAAGGCGATGGGGAACAGTCTCGGGCTTTTCTGCAGCTGAGGCATTTTGTCTGGTCAGGCAATTTAAAAATTCATTATAA
- a CDS encoding formyltransferase family protein — translation MVYLFCAYRDWAILLYQKLVKKHKDLILLDNPKKLTSTYLKKIKPSLIFFPDWSWIISKDIIKNYQCICFHESNLPKFRGGSPIQNQIIRGIKKTKTTAFIMNEKLDGGDILLQRDLSLNGTLNEIFSRMIENDYFLINRIIEGKFRRRKQAGKSTTFKRRKPEESELETLDYSKKYIYDFIRMLADPYPHAYIKFGKKKIVFKDAKYDGKKLEFRGEII, via the coding sequence ATGGTTTACTTATTTTGTGCATACAGAGATTGGGCAATTTTGTTATACCAAAAATTGGTCAAAAAACATAAAGATTTGATTCTACTTGATAATCCTAAAAAATTGACATCTACGTATTTAAAAAAAATTAAACCTAGTTTAATTTTCTTCCCAGATTGGTCATGGATTATTTCAAAGGACATAATAAAGAATTATCAATGTATTTGTTTCCATGAATCTAATTTGCCAAAGTTTCGTGGCGGAAGTCCAATACAAAACCAAATAATTCGTGGCATAAAAAAGACTAAAACTACAGCATTTATAATGAATGAAAAACTCGATGGTGGCGACATATTACTTCAAAGAGACTTGTCATTGAATGGAACATTGAATGAGATATTCTCCCGAATGATAGAAAATGATTATTTTTTAATCAATAGAATCATTGAAGGTAAATTTAGAAGGCGAAAGCAAGCTGGTAAGAGTACTACATTTAAGAGAAGAAAACCTGAAGAAAGTGAATTGGAGACGCTAGATTATTCCAAAAAATACATCTACGATTTCATACGAATGCTTGCAGATCCTTACCCTCATGCCTATATTAAGTTCGGAAAGAAAAAAATTGTTTTCAAAGATGCAAAATATGACGGTAAAAAACTCGAATTTCGAGGAGAAATAATTTGA